From Epinephelus fuscoguttatus linkage group LG17, E.fuscoguttatus.final_Chr_v1:
TGAAAGAATGTGACAACAATGTGCTGTTGATATTAAACAAACATGCTAAATTATATATCTCAACCATAAAAAGGCTGCTGAAATCATTTGAGACAATGTGTCTTTGCTATACGCCCACCACTCCTTTTTTTAGCCATCCTTCCACGGGCCTTTCATCCAAATCTGGACTCATTTTGTTGTCCTAAAACTGCTTGTTAAACTGCCAGAGCAGCACACCATGGCTGCTGTTAGCATAACTAATACTTGTTCATTCTGctacccaaaaaaaaaaaaaaaaaagaatccattTGTGGCATTTGGTCACGTCAGTCTGAGGAGGATTTTCTTTGTCTGGTCTTCTGTCATTCGATGTTAATTTGGTTGGCAGACTGTCATGATTAATACACAGCACAATCAGTCTGTCACTGTCAACTCAGCATATGACAAATACAGAGCAAGCCAGGTCGGTTGTCGGACGACCCACCAGGAAAACTTCCAGATAGCCGATCCGCCTCTGTTCTTCACTTCGCCACCACTGTTCACATCATGACAGAGACCAGCTCACTGCATGGGAAGTGGAGTAAATTTGATTTTTACCCCTGGTGTCAACTGAGCAGCCTGGGGGAGGACCAATCTGAAAATGGTTGAATGACACGTCTTCTTGAAAAGGTGTGCAACTGGCTTTGAGGTTTTCTCTCATAAACCAAATTCTAGTGGATCTTTATTTATTGTACacagcatttttgtttttatttcacatttgctTTGGCAATCCAAACAAACTGTATGTTTCCAATGCCAATGAAGCCTCTTtgaattaaatgtaattaaactaATTACCTTTTTAAAAGGCAGTGCATTGCGTTACACAACCTGGTACTCAACGCACCACcttttccatttaaataaacactttgCTATGTTTCGTTGGCGCTGAATGCAGCCCTGGATTCTCACAGAAAATTTGGCCTCAACACTGGAGGTACAGTCCTCGCTGTGGCATTTATGATGACCTAAAAATCAATATTCATATCTGTGTGAGTGGCTGTTGTATAATGGATTCATTTATTCCTTTTAGTGGATCAGTGTCATAATTAATAGCAATTATTGTTCACCTACACATGTGCAAAGTGACAGTGTTTCAAAAGATCCTCAGTGACAGTGCGTTGGGTATTCattaacacattgaacacaaAGCTTAAGCAGTTTGAGAATGGATTATGTCAGGAAATATATGAATCTTTCTAAGACTGTACCTAAtgcttatgttttattattgattaatctgtttGATTGGTCTCAAAAACGTTAGAAAACAGTTAATAGAGcatgttaaaatgaaatggAGATGATTCTTCACACTTTTGTTTCTTCTCATTTAGATTATTGAAATGCTCTTTCTACTTATTTGAATCATGCTTCCCAAAACTGTCACCAAACTGTCCAAAATGCAGCTGCTCAGCTCTTAAGGTgagacactacaggtgaatagggtaaaattttaaaataatagatatcatcatgaaacttcctcagttgattacttacaacagtatgaaaaaaaaaatgtattacagggttttttttaattgttaattATGCAAAGTAGGCATTATCTCATTAAATATGCACTAATTTGCATATATTTTGAGAAGATAAATCTGAACATctgataaaataattaaataaaataatttttgcattttgttaacatacagtcaggtccataattatttggacaatgatacagttgtcgtcattttggctctgtacaccaccacaatgggttttaaatgaaacaatgaatacctgctttaagtgcagactctcagctttcatttagggcttttttcaaaaatgtagtatgaaccatgtaggaattacaaccatttcttcacacagtcccccaactttaagggctcataagtatttggacaaactaacataatcatcaattaaacagtcagttttaatacttggttgcaaaccctttacagtcaatgactgcctgaagtgttggacacataggcatcaccagatgctgggtttcttccctggtgatgctctgccagccctttactgcagccgtctgcacttcctgcttgtgttttgggtgttttgccctcagttttggcttcagcaagagaaacgcatgctcagttggattcaggtcagatgatatgacttggccattgcagaacattccacttctttgccttaaaaatgtctttggttgcttttgcagtatgcttcaggtcattgtccaactgcactgtgaagcatcgtccaatgagttttgatgcatttggttgaatctgagcagataatggtgccccaaacacttcagctttcatcctgctgctcttgtaagcaagacaagacttcactagaataaatacagagggtttatcacaagatgcaaaccattgattagccttaaaaatggaaggccagattagagtttgtcaaaaaccatctaaaaagcctgtacagttgtggaacagcatactatggacagataaaacaaagatcaactaccagaatgatgagaagacaagagaaggaagaagggaaggaactgctcatgatccaaagcacaccacctcatcagttaagcatggtggaggtatgttgttatgtcatggccatgcatggctgccagtggaactggttctcttgtatttattgatgatgtgactgctgacaagagcagcaggatgaaagctgaagtgtttggggcaccattatctgctcagattcaaccaaatgcttcaaaactcattggacgatgcttcacagtgcagatggacattgacctgaagcatactgcaaaagcaaccaaagacatttttaaggcaaagaagtggaatgttctgcaatggccaagtcatatcatctgacctgaatccaattgagcatgtgtttctcttgctgaagccaaaactgagggcaaaacacccaaaacacaagcaggaagtgcagacggctacagtaaagggctggcagagcatcaccagggaagaaacccagcatctggtgatgcctatgtgtccCAACACTTCTTTAGGAAAAAAGTcctaaatgaaagctgagagtctgcactttaagcaggtattcattgtttcatttaaaacccattgtggtggtgtacagagccaaaatgatgacaactgtatcattgtccaaataattatggacctgactgtataaAATGAAGACAGTTACAGAGGGATTTAAGGATATCTGCTTTTATTACctagaaaatcaaaatatactGTCCAtagccttaaaaaaaatcaattttcgCCATAATTTAGGGAATTAAATGTCACAGAAATCAGGCTATGAATGATTTATTAACAAATCCCTCTGTAAATATCTTCAGAATATAGCTAGGTGTATAACTGGAAAGTTTGGTGTACATAGGTGCTACAGAGGCTGAGATGTTTGACTTGGAGTATGACaaaaaactcattttgagaaaaCGGCATTCAAAGATttacataataacataatacaagtagacaaaatgtaataaaataaatgtctaaatgtagaatttgaatgttttctttatagCAGTTTGAAAGAATACATATTCAAGGAGTAAACTAGAAACATTTTCATTCGGACAGGCTTTTGGTTAGCCTATTCAAACAgctaataaagtgtttttttgtttctgtcattatttgctgctgtgttttatttcagtccTGTGCTGTGTATCATTGCTACCTGTCTCTTTTATAGATTATATTGTgcaattatttttaatgttaagcACTTTGGGATTCTGtatctgtgaaaggtgctatacaaataaactttattttacttaCGTACGTATTTACTCCTTAAAATATCTTGTTTTATACGACCAACAGTCAAAAAACTAAAGATAGTTCACAATGAAACAAAATACCCCCCAGAAAATCCAGCACATCATCAGAATTTACAGGGTGGAAGCAGGGAAAGTTTGGCATTCAAATAACTCATgcaattaatcaataattttttaaaaaaatgcatattaTTTTTCAGGTAATCGTTTGatcttaaaaaaacatgccAATTACAATTACCTTCACTGCAATTCAACGTTCTTTAATTGCTTGTTTTCTCCAccaatggtaaaaaaaaaaacgttctGGGGGATCTGAAAGACGCTTAATTTGGTTAATCAATGTCTGTTGGTGAGTGCTGTGCCCACTGGGAATTATAGGCTTTGAGTTAATGATGTCGGAAGACCTAAAATGTGTCACAAGGAGTAACACTTTGAGATTTCGATTAATAGGATCTAAAATCACCACTACtttaaactatttttttgtAATCTATTAATtcttgttttaaagtgtttttaaatgtccttttatgttgaattgccttgtttgttttatgttcattAAGTGAAGCGctctgtgctgcatttcttgtatgaaaggtgctttataaataaaatttatcattatattatttaaaatcagtcttgttttttgtgcttgaaaaaaaaatgacttatcAAAACTGTTGGCtgttacatttctgcaaacaagaCTAATCAGTCCATAAACATATCATTTTGCCTCTAAATTTAACCATCTTGGTTCATTCTggatgttttggttttatttgaagTTTTTTTCTATCAGCTCATTTTTCCCATCAACCACCAAAACAACCTGATTGTCCGGGACATTTGAAGCGAGTGCATTAGCAGAGGTCAGGGGGGTCCACGTGAGATCATgcaaaatgcattttcttttttttttttttgtttttttccccccccctTAATGAAAGACCCGAACATCTAATAAAGCTTGAGCTTTTTGCAGCCTGGTTACTAGTAACAGAACAAAGACATGGTTGACTGCGCAGCTAGATGCTCTGCTCAACATCATCAGGACATTACAGGAACAGCAGGAGAAAATCCGCTTGAGTGCAACATGATCCTTTTGGCAGCAACGTCAAATCTGAATTTTGGGAGCTTTCCTTCAAAAGGTAAAAATTTCTGCCTGAACCATCTGCTGAGGGCTAAACTGATATGAAGGCAGACTCAGCAGGTTTTGTACCTGAAACTCCAAAAGGAACTCAAGGTTGGcttcacctgtcagtcatgacGCCATCACCGTCATCAGTCATGTTCCCGGCTGAAGTGTGAAAATCAAGAGTGCCATACTGCAGCTGAAAAACAAACTAATAATAGAATTAATGTGAAAGCTACTCATCGTGTTTCAGTGGTGTGATTTTTACCCTTGACCCATGGGTGACTAAAtgtttacattatttttgttcTACAGGAGGCTTTTATGTAACACAGACCACTGACGATGGCCGAAAGCTACTGGACGCTGTGCAGAGGAGATGTTCAGTATGTGAGGGGTCAAAGGTGCAGCGCTAGACAAGCACTGAGTGGTGCACAGGGTGACTCTGTTGCTCTGCGATTGTACCCTGAGAGAATAAATATAGGAAACACTATTTCAAGTCCCAAAGGGATCAACACAGCGGTATTGTTCGCTGTGACACTCGAGACTGGAGCTTTAACAATTTTCTGTTATTTACCAGGAACAGAAATAACACCTTTTATAATGGCTTCATGACCGGCTCAAACATATTCAAAATGCTTGTAAATCGCTGTCTGGCTTACTTTAGACATTGACGTGATTTATGTGACCAGCATTATTCAGACATCTCGTCTTGTCCTTTATGAAGTATCAGACTTAACATTAAAAAGAAGGAATACGGACATTAAAAGTGGAAGAAACGAAGCTTTTCTGTCAGAAACCATACAAGTCCTGTCATATCAAACTGCTTGTTCTGTTAAGTTAATGAGCACTAGCAGGGAGGAATTACAGCTTTGATCAATTAGATCTGTCACAATGATTTGCCTGATACATAGAGCAAATTAAACTCCTGGGCCCAGTTTTACCAAAACTATCTCATGTGTTTTCAGTAATGGCGTTCAACTGAATGTGAAATTAAGGTTTTTAAGAACAAGGAGGAAGTTTAGTCATTTGTCTTTGGGGTAAACCAAGGTTAAACTACTTTTAATGACACAAAATCTTACTGTATGAGTGAATTCAGGATGGTTTTGAAGTGTGAAGGGCATTACAGATGGAATAAATTTTAATATGATGATGGATGAGGGTGATACAGACTGTAAATCATGACGACAGATAAGATCCAATGAACAAAACCCTCGAAAGACAGACCGATGTTGAGTGTTTCCAGTGTAGCTGTTGCAGTGTTTGACGTTTCTGAAATGTGATGTAGTTCATATACATAGTAAATGTGAATTATTCCAAgtttcaaacatttatttttgttgacaaaTATGTACATACGTAGAAACCAAATATATGGACAGTAAAAAAGGCATTTTATTGtagggaaaagaaaaaattcAAAAGCTACCTCTGTGCAGATGGAGTTGTGGTAATACTTGTTTTTTACTAAGATATGTCCTGTAAATTTATGTTGTCCAGTCAACAGTGAACTGAACATATTTGCCTTTAATTGCTTCAACAGCTGTAATGTAACAGTCacattaacattagcattaaCCGCTGAATCCCAAACATCATTTACAATAAATCTCTGGTGCCAAGGATACTTTGTGTGGATGAAGATGAAACTAGATCGAAAAGGTATTTATCCCATGGTGTTGAACAGATGTCTTGGTTATAGCTTTTGCTCATGTCCCTTAATCAAGTCACTCTAGTTGAGctataacattttaaaaaggacaACATATTTCCTAAATTCTTCTTGAAATTAATCTATGTCGCCATAGCAGTCTGCTTTACAACCATTTTCTGGCGGGAACCCTTCGTTGCTGATGAGTCAAGTCCCGTAACCCCACCGGAAGTGTTTGGAAATCCATGAGCAGCCACATATTTACGGTACGCTTCTCGAATGATGCGGAAGGCTCGTGTGTTCGCATAAGGTATGTCAGTGACCGGGTCTCGGTACAGTGCGGCCTTGTGGGTGACAGGACAAACCTCCTGGATGGGCAGCTGAGGACTCGGCTGGGCGCTGTGTGGAAAGGCCACCTCGAAAGCTTCGTCGTCACTGAAAGTTATGTAAGTACGGGAGCACAGGCCTCCGGCAGGCTGCTGGGACGGTGTGGTGGGATTTTGTGGTGCAGTTTGAGGGACATCCTGATCCAACCTATGGAAAATAGAAACATGATGAAAATTTGAAAGATCAGTTGCAGATTTGTTTTCTCATCGATGTTTCTCTTTATCTTAACTTTTGCTTCGGTCAAGTTGTTGCCAGATGAATTAACTACAAATCATTAAAATAGAATGTTTTGGTATATTATCGTCTAAAAGGATTAAATACTTATGGTAAATGCAGTTAAGGTGGATTACTTAAAGCAGCCAAAGGCCCAGAAGACATTTTTCTGAAGCAACCTCAGTCTGGATCATACGCACCCTTCAACGTccacattttcttcttttagGACTGAGTGAGAGACGAGTGGCATCAAGACTGAATGGTAACGGATGGTTGGTCCCTCGAAACGCCGCTTCTTGTGGACTTGTTTCTTCTTGTCCGCCTCCAGACGCTCATAGTTCTCTATATACAGAAAGTAAAATGAATCAGGACATCCTTATTTCAAGTGTATTATCATTAAAAGAAACTTTAGATTTAACTTGAGAcaaattcattttaaataagTAAATTCATATTCATTTATAATTTGGTAACAACAACCACTGATAAATTAATCATTATACAATATTTACAATGATGTTGTGCATCTCCTTGCCAAACAGATGGCTACATTGATTCACATATATTCTGAATAAAGCTTTAGACATCTGTTCAACACAAAATCAAGACAGGAGAGCGTCAACACATTCTTTTAATATAAATTTAATGACAGATAAGTACCAAGTTATCGGTTGACTCTGTCAGCATTGGCCTTGCCATGTTCACGGCTTATTTAACCCTTCGAAAActggagcaacatcacttttcttgtgctgctttcagacgcctttcacaagtatttaaacctttgaaccctgagcaaattggtgtgatttatttttcaaaaacatgggggaaaaaaacaatgagCAACTTAGTAAGAAATGCAATTAATAacagatttagattttttttataaatagggaaaaaagaaaaaagccttggaaaaaaactattttataattcttattattattacattttaaaattatgttacagaattattataatttttaagcactctttttaactttttttttcttttctttctactCAGAAAATGTTGGAACTAAAACTCTCTTTACATTTGAGTAACTTCACCCAAGTGTTTTTACCTAAAGATCGAATGTTGATCTCAGCTGTTATTTTGGCCTCAGCCAGCAGCTCTTCCTGGGTAAGAGGCCGGTCACGATGAGCACCTCTCCGTCTCCGAGGGGCATCCTGACGCTCTTGCAGGCGCAGATTGGTCTTTCGGGTATGTTCGCTGGTGGACTGTCGCACAGACTTCCGCGCTAAAGAATGATTAAGGTATACAGAAAAGAAGAATCctgctcaaaaaatatttatgttcaAAAATCTGCTCTCTGATgcagctgtgatgtcatcattgtGTGCTTATGAAGTTATGGTTAATgaattaaacagtttttaaacaGTGTGTAGGCATTTTTTGGGTGGTTTGTAGGAATCTTACTCTCTGCAAAATCTTGGAATTCTTGTGGAATCCTCCTCTTGAGCTCCACTTTAACCTTCTCAGTCTTCTTCTGTTCCTCGGAGGGTCTTTTGGGTTTGGGTTTTGCCACCTTTATCGGTTCCTTGGATTAAACAAATATGGCCTATTAACTGCAAATCTGTTTCATTCATGTATGAATTTTACATGTTCATATTGAGAATCTATcaccaaaaacataaaattttaTGCTGCAGTGTCACTGAAATAAATCTCTCAGATATGAATGTAGACTGACGAGATAATCAAATTCAATCTTTAATGCAGAAACTTGATTCAAAGTCTAATAGCTCCTGAAAGACTGTTGCTACCTTATATGCTTTAGTGACAACTCGACTCTTCCTTCGAGGTGCATCCTCCTCCTGGTCGCTGTCTGGCTCGTCGCCCTCATCGATGTCAAAGTCGCTGTCCACCTCATCCTCTGTATCCGAATGTTCTCCGTGATACTCATCATCTCCTGATtcctgaaaggaaacaaaagagcATGATTTAGCTaacacaataataacctttaaAAATCAGTTTGATAAACCAAATTTCCTCTGAGGTTTTCTATAAGTTGTACTGACTCTTTGATAGAGTTTAAACAGGTGACTTGCCACTATTTTAACGCTAATCAGGCTAGTGCAGAACAGTGTAGCAGAGTTACACATGATATGCATGTGTGCTGAGCAGAGaccattaaaggtccagtgtgtaggactgaGTGGCATCCAGCGGTGAAGTTGTAGATTGCAACTAACTGAatcttctcctgtgtgccaagtgtgtaggaggaCTCcggtggctgacacaaaaacacacctggccctatctagagtcagtatTTGGTTTGTGCTACTACTGTAGAACTACTGTAGAATttacatggtggactctgtggaagaggacctgctccatatgtagatataatggctcattctaaggtaccgaaaacacaatgattcttattttcaggtgattatacactcatgaaaacacaattattaatattatattcaatttctgacAATATACCCCCGATATCCGACACACTTTAGTAAGGGAGAAGCTCTCCCATACAACAAGca
This genomic window contains:
- the vps72a gene encoding vacuolar protein sorting 72 homolog a — encoded protein: MTLAVDREPRKTAGNRMSKLLDAEEEDEFYKTTYGGFNDESGDDEYHGEHSDTEDEVDSDFDIDEGDEPDSDQEEDAPRRKSRVVTKAYKEPIKVAKPKPKRPSEEQKKTEKVKVELKRRIPQEFQDFAETRKSVRQSTSEHTRKTNLRLQERQDAPRRRRGAHRDRPLTQEELLAEAKITAEINIRSLENYERLEADKKKQVHKKRRFEGPTIRYHSVLMPLVSHSVLKEENVDVEGLDQDVPQTAPQNPTTPSQQPAGGLCSRTYITFSDDEAFEVAFPHSAQPSPQLPIQEVCPVTHKAALYRDPVTDIPYANTRAFRIIREAYRKYVAAHGFPNTSGGVTGLDSSATKGSRQKMVVKQTAMAT